The proteins below are encoded in one region of Thermotoga sp. Mc24:
- the cmr6 gene encoding type III-B CRISPR module RAMP protein Cmr6, with translation MKLPESKNLSLYWEKYSFLLLEGSNSKDKEIVSKIFQTVEKLQSDFGKISSILKERREQLIKKRKPFINLKMRVKGKLLLGAGNPSSIEVGITLSRNYGLPIIPGTAVKGAFASFLFEFERDKYESLAHIFGDTEREGDLIFLDAIPVSDLKFSLDIVNPHFQPYYMKEKLPPNDWYDPVPIKYLVVSSGVFWFTVLESRSGVIGNSEKELIKQRFVEMLKAYGLGAKTSYGYGRFEEPS, from the coding sequence ATGAAACTACCTGAAAGCAAAAATCTCAGTCTTTACTGGGAAAAGTACAGCTTTCTTTTGCTTGAGGGTTCAAACTCAAAAGATAAAGAGATAGTAAGCAAAATCTTCCAGACCGTTGAGAAATTGCAATCCGATTTTGGAAAGATCAGCAGTATTCTCAAAGAAAGAAGGGAACAGCTGATCAAGAAAAGAAAACCGTTTATCAACTTGAAGATGAGAGTGAAAGGAAAACTCTTGCTTGGGGCTGGGAATCCTTCTTCTATCGAGGTGGGCATAACTCTTTCCAGAAATTACGGACTTCCCATAATTCCTGGCACCGCTGTCAAGGGGGCGTTTGCCAGTTTTTTATTCGAATTCGAAAGGGATAAATACGAATCACTCGCTCATATTTTTGGAGACACCGAAAGAGAGGGTGACCTCATTTTTCTTGATGCAATACCTGTTTCGGATTTGAAATTTTCGCTGGATATCGTCAATCCACACTTCCAGCCGTATTATATGAAAGAAAAACTTCCTCCGAATGATTGGTACGACCCTGTTCCAATAAAATACTTGGTGGTGAGCAGTGGTGTGTTCTGGTTTACCGTTCTTGAGAGTCGTTCCGGAGTTATTGGAAATTCGGAAAAGGAACTAATAAAACAGAGATTCGTGGAGATGCTAAAAGCTTATGGCTTAGGCGCAAAAACAAGTTATGGTTACGGTCGTTTCGAAGAGCCCAGCTGA
- the argB gene encoding acetylglutamate kinase, with protein MRIDTVNVLLEALPYIKEFYGKTFVIKFGGSAMKQENAKRAFIQDIILLKYTGIKPIIVHGGGPAISQMMKDLGIEPVFKNGHRVTDEKTMEIVEMVLVGKINKEIVMNLNLHGGRAVGICGKDSKLIVAEKETKHGDIGYVGKVKKVNPEILHALIENDYIPVIAPVGIGEDGHSYNINADTAAAEIAKSLMAEKLILLTDVDGVLKDGKLISALTPDEAEDLIRDGTVTGGMIPKIECAVSAVRSGVGAVHIINGGLEHAILLEIFSRKGIGTMIKELEG; from the coding sequence ATGAGGATTGACACGGTCAACGTTCTCCTCGAAGCTCTTCCATACATAAAGGAATTCTACGGAAAGACCTTCGTCATAAAGTTCGGTGGCAGTGCTATGAAGCAGGAGAACGCAAAGAGAGCCTTCATTCAGGATATAATCCTCCTGAAGTACACCGGAATAAAGCCGATCATCGTTCACGGTGGTGGACCTGCCATCTCTCAGATGATGAAAGACCTCGGTATAGAACCTGTTTTCAAAAACGGTCACAGAGTGACCGATGAGAAAACCATGGAAATCGTTGAGATGGTCCTCGTTGGAAAGATCAACAAAGAAATCGTGATGAACCTGAATCTGCACGGTGGCCGGGCAGTCGGAATCTGTGGAAAAGATTCAAAACTCATAGTGGCAGAAAAAGAAACGAAACACGGAGACATAGGCTACGTTGGGAAGGTGAAGAAGGTCAATCCAGAAATTCTCCACGCACTGATAGAGAACGATTACATCCCGGTGATTGCCCCTGTGGGAATAGGGGAAGACGGTCATTCTTACAACATAAACGCTGACACCGCGGCTGCGGAGATAGCAAAAAGCCTGATGGCAGAAAAACTCATTCTCCTTACGGATGTGGACGGTGTACTGAAGGATGGCAAACTCATTTCCGCTTTGACACCGGACGAAGCAGAGGACCTGATCAGAGATGGCACAGTGACGGGAGGAATGATTCCAAAAATCGAATGTGCCGTGTCGGCGGTGAGAAGTGGAGTGGGAGCCGTTCACATCATAAACGGGGGATTGGAACACGCGATCCTGCTGGAGATATTCAGCAGGAAAGGTATCGGGACCATGATAAAAGAACTGGAGGGGTAA
- a CDS encoding aspartate aminotransferase family protein — protein MYLMNTYNRFPVTFVYGKGSWIYDEEGNAYLDFTSGIAVNVLGHSHPKLVEAIKDQAEKLIHCSNLFWNRPQMELAELLSKNTFGGKVFFANTGTEVNEAAIKIARKYGKRRSEKKYKILSAYNSFHGRTLGSLTATGQPKYQKLFEPLVPGFEYFEFNNIEDLRRKMSEDVCAVFLEPIQGESGIVPAAKEFLEEARKLCDEYDALLVFDEVQCGMGRTGKLFAYQKYGVVPDILTTAKGLGGGVPIGAVIVNERADVLEPGDHGTTFGGNPLACRAGVTVIKELTKEGFLEEVEEKGNYLMKKLQEMKEEFDVVADVRGMGLMIGVQFGEEMNNREVATKCFENRLLVVPAGNNTIRFLPPLTVEYSEIDLAVETLKKALREI, from the coding sequence ATGTATCTGATGAACACGTACAACAGGTTCCCCGTGACGTTTGTCTACGGTAAGGGCTCCTGGATCTACGATGAAGAAGGAAACGCATATCTTGATTTCACCTCAGGAATAGCGGTGAACGTCCTTGGACATTCCCACCCAAAACTGGTGGAAGCCATAAAAGATCAGGCAGAAAAGCTCATTCACTGTTCAAATCTTTTCTGGAACCGCCCACAGATGGAACTGGCAGAACTTCTGTCGAAGAACACGTTCGGCGGCAAGGTCTTCTTCGCAAACACGGGAACTGAAGTAAACGAAGCCGCCATAAAGATAGCGAGAAAATACGGAAAGAGAAGGAGTGAGAAAAAATACAAAATCCTCTCCGCTTATAACTCTTTTCACGGAAGAACTCTGGGTTCTCTCACAGCAACGGGACAGCCGAAATATCAGAAACTTTTTGAACCACTCGTTCCCGGTTTTGAATACTTCGAGTTCAACAACATCGAAGACCTGAGAAGAAAGATGTCAGAAGACGTGTGCGCTGTGTTCCTCGAACCAATTCAAGGGGAAAGCGGAATAGTACCCGCCGCCAAAGAATTCCTCGAAGAGGCGAGAAAACTCTGCGACGAGTACGACGCGCTTCTTGTGTTCGATGAAGTTCAGTGTGGAATGGGAAGGACCGGGAAACTCTTCGCGTATCAAAAGTATGGAGTCGTTCCGGATATTCTCACAACCGCCAAGGGACTCGGTGGGGGAGTGCCTATTGGAGCGGTCATTGTGAACGAAAGAGCGGACGTTCTGGAGCCAGGAGATCACGGCACCACGTTCGGAGGAAACCCACTTGCCTGCAGGGCTGGGGTGACCGTGATCAAAGAGTTGACGAAGGAAGGCTTCCTCGAAGAAGTGGAAGAGAAAGGAAACTACCTCATGAAAAAGCTCCAGGAAATGAAAGAAGAATTCGACGTGGTAGCCGACGTGAGGGGAATGGGACTCATGATAGGGGTTCAGTTCGGAGAGGAAATGAACAACAGAGAGGTCGCCACGAAATGCTTTGAAAATAGACTGCTCGTCGTTCCAGCAGGTAACAACACAATCAGATTCTTACCACCACTCACAGTAGAGTACAGCGAAATCGACTTAGCAGTTGAAACGCTCAAAAAAGCCCTGAGAGAAATTTAA
- the cmr4 gene encoding type III-B CRISPR module RAMP protein Cmr4, with amino-acid sequence MEGRVFLLYAETQVHAGTGFEIGVVDLPIQRERTTKFPIIHGIKGALRAYFRSLIKEDKIDEKKIEEIFGSEPKSDKGTVPGSLSFSEARILLFPVRNPDRLFVWVTCPLVLIKFAKSVGDNDVVKELEEANIDYGKAVSFYGSGEVFLEEVKLEPFVGELPRTRELISKISNCAPVDYLKKKMESDVVVVNDVLFSEIVQAMTEVVPRVRINREKKTVEEGGLWYEEYLPQDTVMYFVVRKTYYGNKEDSGKDSLMEVFENEVNGELINIGGKETVGKGMMWVHAWR; translated from the coding sequence ATGGAAGGAAGAGTCTTCCTTCTTTACGCGGAAACTCAGGTTCATGCTGGAACTGGTTTCGAAATAGGAGTTGTTGACCTGCCTATTCAGAGGGAGAGAACCACAAAATTTCCCATTATACATGGTATAAAAGGTGCTTTGAGGGCCTACTTCAGGTCTCTCATCAAAGAGGACAAGATAGATGAAAAAAAGATAGAAGAGATATTTGGAAGTGAACCGAAAAGCGACAAAGGAACGGTTCCTGGTAGTTTGAGCTTTTCTGAAGCGAGAATTCTCCTTTTCCCTGTGAGAAACCCGGATAGGCTTTTTGTGTGGGTTACGTGTCCTCTTGTACTGATAAAATTTGCGAAATCTGTAGGGGATAACGATGTTGTTAAAGAACTAGAAGAGGCGAATATTGATTATGGAAAGGCAGTCTCCTTCTATGGATCTGGTGAGGTGTTCCTTGAGGAAGTAAAATTAGAACCATTTGTTGGTGAACTTCCAAGGACAAGGGAATTGATATCGAAGATTTCCAATTGTGCTCCAGTTGACTACCTGAAAAAGAAAATGGAAAGCGATGTGGTTGTTGTGAATGATGTTCTCTTCTCAGAAATCGTTCAGGCTATGACAGAAGTTGTACCGAGAGTGAGAATAAACAGAGAGAAGAAAACCGTTGAAGAAGGTGGTTTGTGGTACGAGGAATATCTGCCTCAGGATACGGTGATGTACTTTGTGGTGAGGAAGACGTACTACGGTAACAAAGAAGATTCCGGGAAAGATTCTTTGATGGAAGTTTTCGAAAACGAAGTAAATGGAGAATTGATCAACATCGGAGGAAAAGAAACTGTTGGAAAAGGCATGATGTGGGTACATGCCTGGAGGTGA
- a CDS encoding GGDEF domain-containing protein, with product MLRSSQLVIGFVFLENDGESGKLSVKVSEGKVPPFFKEGFFFTLEELRHLLRMKNSKTAIISVLKDGECRRSLVLYLKGSLSEDAVLLIQTLLVAVESEGLSLGMKELKYMAYHDPLTGLPNRRYLFELGNKYLDLAKREGKKAFVLFLDLAGFKAINDTYGHLTGDEVLKTVSRRILDRVRRSDVVARYGGDEFTILLYDMKEEYLKFFLERILSTFREPIRVGNTTLTVASNIGVARFPEDGENLEELLKVADMRMYRAKEMRTPYLLRS from the coding sequence GTGTTGCGTTCCTCACAGCTTGTAATCGGTTTTGTTTTCCTGGAAAACGACGGTGAAAGTGGGAAGCTTTCTGTGAAAGTTTCTGAGGGAAAAGTTCCTCCCTTTTTCAAGGAGGGATTTTTCTTCACACTGGAAGAACTGAGACATCTTCTCAGAATGAAAAACAGCAAAACTGCGATTATTTCAGTGTTGAAAGATGGTGAATGTAGGAGATCTCTGGTTCTATATCTGAAAGGGTCTCTGAGTGAAGATGCTGTTCTTTTGATTCAGACTCTACTGGTGGCTGTTGAAAGTGAGGGACTCTCGCTTGGCATGAAAGAGCTGAAATACATGGCTTATCACGATCCACTGACAGGACTTCCAAACAGACGCTATCTCTTCGAGTTGGGAAACAAATATCTGGACTTGGCAAAGCGTGAAGGAAAGAAGGCATTCGTTCTTTTCTTGGATCTTGCTGGATTTAAGGCAATAAATGATACATACGGTCACCTGACAGGTGATGAGGTGTTAAAGACAGTTTCGAGAAGGATTTTGGACAGGGTAAGAAGGAGCGATGTGGTGGCTCGATACGGTGGCGATGAGTTTACCATTCTCCTCTACGATATGAAAGAAGAGTATCTGAAATTCTTCCTGGAAAGGATTCTTTCCACCTTCAGAGAACCCATCAGAGTGGGGAACACAACTTTAACTGTTGCATCGAACATAGGAGTTGCCAGATTTCCTGAAGACGGAGAAAATCTTGAAGAACTTCTGAAAGTAGCAGATATGCGAATGTATAGAGCAAAGGAAATGAGAACACCTTATTTGCTTCGCTCATGA
- the argJ gene encoding bifunctional glutamate N-acetyltransferase/amino-acid acetyltransferase ArgJ produces MFTPKGFRFAGVHCKIKKKRRDLGIIFSEAPCVAAGVFTTNVVKAAPVIYDMEILKKNPNGIRAIVVNSGVANACTGEQGMINARRMAEKAAEELGIPVESVLVSSTGVIGVQLPMDKVESGIEEAARELSDDPLPFAEAIMTTDTKVKMHNTRVMIGGKEITVLGIAKGSGMIHPNMATMLSFITTDAKVSEEALEKLLKLSVDDSYNMIDVDGDTSTNDMVIVLANGLAGNTTIQLETDGFWKLYEAVHEVNQVLAEKIVEDGEGATKVIEVHVINAPDIKSARLIARSIVSSNLVKTAIYGEDANWGRVIAAAGYSGATFDPNKLDLFFENEAGRIKVAENGRGVAFDEEEAKKILSEKRIRIVLDMKQGKETAKAWGCDLTEKYVEINGRYRT; encoded by the coding sequence GTGTTCACTCCCAAGGGCTTCAGGTTCGCAGGAGTACACTGCAAGATAAAGAAGAAAAGAAGAGACCTCGGGATCATCTTCTCTGAAGCGCCGTGTGTTGCAGCGGGAGTCTTCACCACCAACGTTGTTAAAGCAGCACCGGTGATTTACGACATGGAGATACTGAAGAAGAATCCGAACGGCATCAGAGCGATCGTTGTGAACAGCGGTGTGGCCAACGCATGTACCGGTGAACAGGGAATGATCAACGCAAGGAGGATGGCAGAGAAAGCGGCTGAAGAGCTCGGAATCCCGGTTGAAAGTGTCCTTGTATCCTCCACAGGAGTTATAGGGGTTCAGCTTCCCATGGACAAGGTGGAAAGCGGTATTGAAGAAGCAGCAAGAGAGCTTTCGGATGATCCTCTTCCTTTTGCCGAAGCCATCATGACAACCGACACGAAGGTGAAGATGCACAACACAAGGGTGATGATCGGCGGAAAAGAAATTACCGTTCTGGGAATCGCCAAGGGATCTGGCATGATACACCCCAATATGGCGACAATGCTCTCCTTCATAACGACAGACGCGAAAGTCTCTGAAGAAGCGTTAGAAAAACTCCTGAAACTTTCAGTCGATGATTCCTACAACATGATAGACGTCGATGGAGACACGAGTACGAACGACATGGTAATCGTTCTCGCGAACGGTCTTGCGGGCAACACGACGATCCAACTTGAAACGGATGGCTTCTGGAAACTCTACGAAGCCGTTCACGAGGTGAATCAGGTCCTCGCAGAAAAGATAGTGGAAGACGGCGAGGGAGCCACAAAGGTTATAGAGGTTCATGTAATCAACGCTCCTGATATAAAGTCAGCGAGACTGATCGCCAGATCGATCGTCTCCTCAAACCTTGTGAAGACGGCCATATACGGAGAAGACGCGAACTGGGGAAGGGTCATCGCCGCGGCGGGATACTCCGGTGCAACTTTCGATCCTAACAAACTCGACCTGTTCTTCGAAAACGAAGCAGGAAGAATAAAAGTGGCAGAAAACGGGCGGGGAGTAGCCTTCGATGAAGAGGAGGCAAAGAAGATCCTCAGCGAAAAGAGAATAAGGATAGTACTCGACATGAAACAGGGAAAAGAGACCGCAAAGGCGTGGGGATGTGACCTCACGGAGAAGTACGTTGAGATAAACGGGAGGTATAGAACATGA
- a CDS encoding YkgJ family cysteine cluster protein, giving the protein MERLIELSLQVIKLYEELDSIQKNFPSCNGCRECCNTPSVNIEVTILEFVPLAIHLLQNDSIEKWLEILENVDEMDRCVLFDPHSERGGCLYHSFRPMVCRLFSGSYVLRKEKPEVWGCKYLKPALSSFIETLPNCSEMYSKLLAIDFFLAQERYPINIALKKALEYVYYRIFPAFKHRSA; this is encoded by the coding sequence GTGGAAAGACTAATAGAGCTTTCTCTACAGGTTATAAAGCTTTACGAGGAACTGGATAGTATCCAGAAAAATTTTCCTTCCTGCAATGGATGCAGGGAGTGTTGTAATACTCCCTCTGTTAATATTGAGGTTACCATTCTTGAATTTGTTCCCCTCGCAATTCATCTCTTGCAAAACGATTCGATAGAGAAGTGGTTAGAGATCCTTGAAAATGTTGATGAAATGGATCGATGTGTACTCTTCGATCCACATTCTGAGCGTGGTGGTTGTTTGTATCACTCTTTCAGACCTATGGTGTGTCGTCTCTTCTCGGGAAGTTACGTTCTTAGAAAGGAAAAACCAGAAGTGTGGGGATGTAAATATCTGAAACCTGCGCTTTCCAGTTTCATTGAAACCCTTCCAAACTGCAGCGAAATGTACTCAAAACTGCTCGCTATAGATTTCTTCCTCGCACAGGAAAGATATCCCATAAATATCGCACTGAAAAAAGCTTTGGAATACGTTTACTATCGGATTTTCCCGGCGTTCAAACATAGGAGTGCATGA
- the cmr3 gene encoding type III-B CRISPR module-associated protein Cmr3, whose amino-acid sequence MKLWAIYFEPEDWVGFRETRRFSFSDRVESVFPSSFPFYGAVRTALLMKNQKFDPGDVERAGDVRMFGPFVFENTPEGRKHYFPLPRNIYKTDSGYRVTPIVEIDGVYLPWKPEYKMDSKESTSGGLIELSDLELLRSNTQGVCKFDLVSAEKIFKKETHIGVAFEENRKKVKERMIYSISYYRFYDGGFFMFTDDERTVELVSKLDGVFLGMKSKWSAVEVEELNTTAFDPPDYKNVAVALITPAVFDGGGMPKDKTILGKRVLTTAGIRKQVVSGWDLRENKPKKIYHAVSPGAVYYLEGKVNGHVLNESKFTDFGFGRCIFMKYEKL is encoded by the coding sequence ATGAAGCTGTGGGCGATATACTTTGAGCCTGAAGACTGGGTTGGTTTCAGAGAGACTAGAAGATTTTCTTTTTCTGATAGGGTGGAGAGTGTTTTTCCATCTTCTTTTCCTTTTTACGGTGCTGTGAGAACGGCTCTTTTGATGAAAAATCAGAAATTCGATCCCGGAGATGTTGAAAGAGCAGGAGACGTAAGGATGTTCGGCCCTTTTGTTTTTGAAAATACCCCTGAAGGAAGGAAGCACTACTTTCCACTTCCAAGAAACATATATAAAACGGATTCTGGCTACAGAGTCACCCCCATTGTCGAGATTGATGGAGTTTACCTTCCCTGGAAACCTGAGTACAAAATGGATAGTAAAGAATCTACGTCTGGAGGGCTCATAGAACTGAGTGATCTCGAACTTCTCAGGAGTAACACTCAGGGTGTGTGTAAATTCGATCTTGTTTCCGCGGAAAAAATCTTTAAGAAGGAAACCCACATAGGAGTAGCTTTTGAAGAAAACAGAAAAAAAGTGAAAGAAAGAATGATATATTCGATCTCCTACTACAGATTTTACGATGGAGGATTTTTCATGTTCACAGACGATGAAAGAACGGTCGAGCTTGTTTCAAAACTCGACGGTGTGTTTCTCGGAATGAAGAGCAAATGGTCGGCGGTCGAGGTTGAAGAACTGAACACCACCGCTTTTGATCCTCCAGACTATAAGAATGTAGCGGTTGCTCTCATAACACCGGCTGTTTTCGATGGAGGAGGGATGCCGAAGGATAAAACTATTCTTGGAAAGAGAGTTCTCACAACCGCAGGGATTAGAAAGCAGGTTGTTTCCGGATGGGACCTACGCGAAAATAAACCAAAGAAGATCTATCATGCTGTCTCTCCGGGAGCTGTTTACTATCTGGAAGGTAAGGTCAATGGACATGTGCTGAATGAAAGTAAATTCACGGATTTTGGTTTTGGAAGATGTATCTTCATGAAGTACGAAAAACTTTGA
- a CDS encoding DMT family transporter, protein MINDSATLSRDVKHLKPVFYLLLSVLVASFSGIFIKLSSLPPTTIAFYRVFIASLLFFLVKRRVGLFSLKKEMLSLIAGFFLAMHFFFWVSAFNHTTVAGAVIPLTLQPVLTGLLSWLIYGERISPFRIVTGSTVVTGVVLALAGKEGFSGVSRGDLLAVVGVVFFCGYLVLGRYLNRAMGSMEFSLRTHALASAVLAFLVPSFGVVETKEWFILIGLGVGCSFLGYLFINLSLRYFSSSVVSVVLVGEPVLSVLWSFLLLGEAVTFFEAIGFIVSVIGLVLFILKT, encoded by the coding sequence ATGATAAACGACTCAGCAACGCTATCGAGGGATGTGAAACACTTGAAGCCTGTTTTTTATCTCTTACTCAGTGTTTTAGTGGCGTCCTTTTCAGGGATATTCATAAAGCTCTCTTCTCTTCCACCTACAACCATCGCTTTCTACAGAGTTTTCATTGCTTCATTGCTTTTCTTTCTGGTGAAGAGAAGAGTCGGGCTTTTTTCTTTGAAGAAGGAGATGCTTTCCTTGATTGCTGGCTTTTTCCTTGCGATGCACTTTTTCTTCTGGGTTTCCGCCTTCAACCACACCACCGTTGCCGGAGCTGTTATACCTTTGACGCTTCAGCCTGTTTTGACGGGATTGCTCTCGTGGCTGATCTATGGAGAAAGGATCAGTCCTTTCAGAATTGTCACGGGAAGCACGGTTGTTACGGGGGTGGTACTGGCTCTTGCTGGAAAAGAGGGTTTTTCAGGTGTTTCGAGGGGTGATTTGCTTGCAGTTGTTGGTGTGGTGTTCTTTTGTGGGTACCTTGTTCTTGGAAGATACCTGAACAGGGCCATGGGAAGTATGGAGTTCAGTCTGAGAACGCACGCTTTAGCTTCAGCTGTTCTGGCTTTTCTTGTGCCATCGTTCGGGGTCGTTGAAACGAAGGAGTGGTTCATCCTAATCGGTCTGGGGGTGGGATGTTCGTTTCTGGGGTATCTTTTCATCAATCTCTCGCTCAGATATTTTTCCTCAAGTGTGGTGAGTGTTGTTCTGGTTGGAGAGCCGGTTCTTTCTGTCCTGTGGTCTTTTCTTCTTCTGGGTGAAGCTGTGACATTTTTTGAAGCCATCGGTTTTATAGTTTCAGTAATAGGACTTGTATTATTCATTCTAAAAACTTGA
- a CDS encoding ArsR/SmtB family transcription factor, translating to MNPTRLRILLLLSKKDMCVGKIAEILRMDQSAVSAQLKVLRHLNLVKAKRHGRYMRYKLNNKHVRNILREGFKYVLKTSQ from the coding sequence ATGAATCCAACAAGACTCAGAATATTGCTCCTCCTCTCGAAAAAAGACATGTGCGTTGGAAAGATAGCCGAGATCCTGAGGATGGATCAATCGGCAGTGTCAGCTCAGCTCAAAGTTTTGCGCCACTTAAATCTCGTAAAAGCCAAACGTCACGGCAGGTACATGCGGTACAAACTGAACAACAAACACGTCAGAAATATACTAAGGGAAGGTTTTAAGTACGTTTTAAAAACTTCCCAATGA
- a CDS encoding SPW repeat domain-containing protein, producing the protein MSWRGWIVLIFSLWLIVASLIPGIVGSKGANIADFLIVGVVLLIAGIFMLGTSKVAGWIELLLGIWLIIAAFIPGITGSKGAALANGLVVGIIALILAFFDRKKQEEK; encoded by the coding sequence ATGTCTTGGAGAGGTTGGATTGTTCTTATCTTCTCGCTCTGGTTGATCGTTGCTTCCCTCATTCCTGGAATCGTTGGCAGTAAAGGAGCGAACATTGCGGATTTTCTGATCGTCGGTGTTGTTCTTCTCATAGCAGGTATTTTCATGCTTGGGACCTCAAAAGTTGCCGGCTGGATTGAGCTTCTGCTGGGAATCTGGTTGATCATAGCCGCTTTCATTCCGGGTATAACCGGTTCCAAAGGAGCAGCACTTGCAAACGGCCTGGTAGTTGGTATCATCGCCCTGATCCTTGCTTTCTTCGACAGAAAGAAGCAGGAAGAAAAATAG
- the cmr5 gene encoding type III-B CRISPR module-associated protein Cmr5: MKTLSLELAKLAMNLVEEVEKDKRDDYLRDVKGLGSMIVQNGLMGTILFLKKKGKNKVVDHLGKMIEHLTLEDGIVERLMENEFLDARTYLKAQIAALECAKWLKRCGEVLLGGEENETT, translated from the coding sequence ATGAAGACGCTCAGCCTTGAACTGGCAAAACTGGCGATGAATTTGGTTGAGGAAGTTGAGAAAGACAAAAGAGATGATTACCTCAGGGATGTGAAGGGTCTTGGAAGTATGATCGTTCAAAACGGTTTGATGGGAACAATTCTCTTTCTGAAAAAGAAAGGAAAAAACAAGGTGGTGGATCACCTTGGAAAGATGATCGAACACCTGACACTGGAAGATGGTATCGTCGAAAGACTGATGGAAAACGAGTTTTTGGATGCCAGGACATACTTGAAAGCACAGATCGCTGCTCTTGAGTGTGCAAAATGGCTCAAAAGATGCGGAGAGGTTCTCCTGGGTGGTGAAGAGAATGAAACTACCTGA
- the argC gene encoding N-acetyl-gamma-glutamyl-phosphate reductase, with translation MIRAGIIGVTGYTGLELVRLLKSHPEVKITYLSSRTYAGKKLEEVFPSTLEDSVLSEFDPEEVSKNCDVLFTALPAGASYDLVKEIEGVRVIDLGADFRFDDPKVYKEWYEKELPGYENVKRVYGLPELHREEIKNAQVVGNPGCYPTSVILALAPALKHNLVDPETILVDAKSGVSGAGRKEKVDYLFSEVNESLRPYNVAKHRHVPEMEQELEKISGKKVKVVFTPHLVPMTRGILSTIYVKTDKSLEEIYEAYLEFYRNEPFVHVLPTGIYPSTKWCYGSNHVFIGMQLEERTNTLILMSAIDNLVKGASGQAVQNMNIMFGLAETKGLEFTPIYP, from the coding sequence TTGATCAGGGCTGGAATAATAGGTGTGACAGGGTATACAGGGCTGGAACTCGTCAGGCTTTTGAAGAGCCATCCCGAGGTGAAGATAACCTATCTGTCCTCGAGAACCTACGCTGGAAAGAAACTCGAAGAAGTCTTCCCTTCGACACTAGAAGACAGTGTGCTCAGCGAGTTCGATCCAGAGGAAGTTTCAAAGAATTGCGATGTTCTTTTCACAGCGCTTCCGGCCGGTGCGAGCTATGATCTCGTCAAAGAGATTGAAGGTGTTAGGGTAATAGATCTTGGCGCGGATTTTCGTTTCGACGATCCGAAGGTGTACAAAGAGTGGTACGAAAAAGAGCTACCGGGATACGAGAATGTAAAAAGAGTCTATGGACTTCCAGAACTCCATCGTGAAGAGATAAAGAACGCTCAGGTGGTGGGAAACCCCGGATGTTACCCCACGAGTGTCATACTCGCTCTTGCTCCCGCGCTGAAACACAACCTTGTGGATCCAGAAACGATACTGGTCGACGCGAAATCCGGTGTTTCCGGGGCGGGAAGAAAGGAGAAGGTGGATTATCTTTTCTCCGAGGTGAACGAAAGTCTCAGACCTTACAACGTGGCAAAGCACAGACACGTTCCCGAGATGGAACAGGAACTTGAGAAGATCTCAGGTAAGAAAGTGAAGGTGGTGTTTACACCTCATCTTGTTCCCATGACACGCGGTATCCTCTCGACGATATACGTGAAAACGGACAAATCCCTCGAAGAGATATACGAAGCGTACCTCGAATTCTACAGGAACGAACCGTTCGTTCATGTTCTTCCCACGGGAATTTATCCCTCAACAAAATGGTGCTATGGATCCAACCACGTGTTCATTGGTATGCAGTTGGAAGAGAGAACGAACACTCTCATACTGATGAGTGCAATAGACAATCTCGTGAAGGGGGCATCGGGGCAGGCAGTTCAGAATATGAACATCATGTTCGGGCTGGCCGAGACGAAAGGACTCGAATTCACTCCAATATATCCATGA